One Endozoicomonas gorgoniicola DNA window includes the following coding sequences:
- the ubiH gene encoding 2-octaprenyl-6-methoxyphenyl hydroxylase, producing MANEIGGDMTEKQFDILIIGGGLVGTSFLCALEPIIKSHQLKVGLIESHDLDKPGDTPPSYDARASALSYGTRLIYEQLGIWKELSDDAMPILDIHVSDRGHFGQVHLNHNEEHVPALGYVIENFRLGKVLLRRLKAFRDQQLIKVLSPAEVTGIKPVPEARMAVEVVTGNDQSDSQGNSQGNSQGSYQNSYQNSYQADLIILADGGRSSLLDKLNISRKQFDYQQHALVANVSLDRPHAGIAYERFAGEGPMALLPLTGTEAGDYRCGLVWTLPNRQIDDYMALDEESFMERLQQLFGTRAGRFVRLGQRSSYPLSLNVAREQVRPGLVVLGNAAHVMHPVAGQGYNLAIRDAMALVSNISDSLAAGKSPGQLSQLLQYVEGQKRDQTMTLDFCDNLVKLFARKETGVILARNLGLTGLNVSRRLKTRFARKAMGL from the coding sequence ATGGCTAATGAAATCGGGGGAGATATGACGGAGAAGCAGTTCGATATCCTGATTATCGGAGGAGGGCTGGTAGGCACCAGTTTTCTGTGTGCGCTGGAACCCATTATAAAAAGTCATCAGCTTAAGGTCGGACTGATTGAAAGCCATGATCTTGATAAGCCAGGGGACACTCCACCCAGCTATGATGCCAGGGCATCGGCGCTTTCATACGGTACCCGTCTTATTTATGAGCAGCTGGGCATCTGGAAAGAACTGTCTGACGATGCAATGCCAATTCTTGATATCCATGTTTCGGACAGAGGGCATTTTGGTCAGGTACACCTTAACCACAATGAAGAACATGTTCCGGCGTTGGGTTATGTGATCGAAAACTTTCGTTTGGGTAAGGTATTGCTCAGGCGTCTTAAAGCTTTTCGTGACCAGCAGTTGATCAAGGTGTTAAGCCCTGCTGAAGTCACTGGCATCAAGCCTGTTCCGGAAGCCCGAATGGCGGTTGAAGTGGTTACGGGGAATGACCAAAGTGACTCTCAAGGTAACTCTCAAGGTAACTCGCAAGGTAGCTATCAAAATAGCTATCAAAATAGCTATCAGGCTGACCTGATCATTCTTGCGGATGGTGGTCGTTCGTCACTGCTGGATAAACTGAACATATCCCGTAAACAGTTTGACTATCAGCAGCATGCCCTGGTGGCGAATGTGTCCCTTGATCGCCCTCACGCGGGCATTGCGTACGAACGGTTTGCCGGTGAAGGCCCAATGGCGTTATTGCCCCTGACAGGCACTGAAGCCGGAGATTACCGATGTGGTCTGGTGTGGACGCTGCCAAACCGACAGATTGATGACTATATGGCACTGGATGAAGAGTCGTTTATGGAGCGACTGCAACAGCTGTTTGGCACGCGTGCCGGGCGGTTTGTCCGGCTGGGTCAGAGAAGCAGCTACCCGTTGTCCTTAAATGTTGCCAGAGAGCAGGTTCGTCCAGGTCTTGTGGTGCTGGGCAATGCTGCCCATGTCATGCACCCTGTTGCCGGGCAGGGATACAATCTGGCGATCAGGGATGCGATGGCACTGGTGAGTAATATATCGGACTCTCTGGCTGCGGGAAAATCGCCCGGTCAGCTGAGTCAGTTATTGCAGTATGTTGAAGGTCAGAAACGGGACCAGACTATGACGCTGGATTTCTGTGACAACCTGGTCAAACTCTTTGCCCGAAAAGAGACTGGAGTGATTCTGGCCCGTAATCTTGGGCTGACCGGATTGAATGTCAGTCGTCGCCTGAAGACCCGTTTTGCCCGAAAAGCCATGGGGCTTTGA
- a CDS encoding coniferyl aldehyde dehydrogenase produces the protein MSEIVLENNKQTTSATEIPAIDIKNTLAGQLRKQQKAFLQNPCPDASERRKWLQQLKQALLNHQEDLIQAIDTDFGGRSRNETLLAEFMSSLSDIAYASKRLKKWMKPSRRRVPLHLQPASARVIYQPVGVVGIIVPWNYPLFLAMGPLVAALAAGNRCMLKLSEFTPETSKLMADIIARTFPDGLVTVINGEADVAAAFSRLPFDHLLFTGSTSVGKHVMRAAADNLTPVTLELGGKSPVIIDNDFPLQEAAERICYGKSLNAGQTCVAPDYILINKSRQQAFIDAYFKTFRSMYPTVSGNSDYSAIINNRQHQRLLSLIQDARDKGATVVTLDDETITDGSRRIPPHLILNATDDMKVMQQEIFGPLLPVIAIDNLEEGIDFVRTRPRPLALYYFGSSKQRQNQVQQQTHSGGVCINETLMHVAIDDMPFGGIGPSGMGHYHGQEGFLTFSKAKSVLSKGRLNSVKLIFPPHNSKFKQAILKFLATR, from the coding sequence ATGAGTGAGATCGTTCTGGAAAATAATAAGCAAACCACCAGCGCAACTGAAATACCAGCTATTGATATAAAAAACACACTGGCAGGACAGTTGCGCAAACAGCAGAAAGCCTTCCTTCAAAACCCTTGCCCTGACGCCTCTGAGCGGCGCAAATGGCTACAGCAACTCAAGCAGGCCTTACTCAATCATCAGGAAGACCTTATTCAGGCAATTGATACCGACTTTGGTGGACGTTCCCGCAATGAAACATTGCTGGCGGAATTTATGTCCTCCCTGAGTGATATTGCTTACGCCAGCAAACGCCTGAAAAAATGGATGAAGCCCAGCCGTCGGCGCGTACCACTGCACCTGCAGCCAGCTTCAGCCAGGGTCATTTATCAGCCGGTGGGGGTTGTAGGCATTATTGTTCCCTGGAACTACCCGCTGTTTCTGGCTATGGGGCCATTAGTTGCCGCACTGGCAGCCGGAAATCGCTGCATGCTGAAATTGTCTGAGTTCACTCCGGAAACCTCAAAACTGATGGCTGATATTATTGCCAGAACCTTTCCGGACGGTCTTGTTACTGTGATCAACGGTGAGGCAGATGTTGCCGCTGCTTTTTCCAGACTGCCTTTTGACCATCTGTTGTTTACCGGCTCAACATCGGTTGGCAAGCATGTGATGCGTGCCGCTGCCGACAACCTTACACCTGTGACTCTGGAGCTGGGTGGTAAATCGCCGGTGATCATAGACAATGACTTTCCATTGCAGGAAGCAGCCGAACGCATCTGCTATGGTAAGTCCCTGAATGCCGGTCAAACCTGTGTGGCACCAGATTACATTCTTATCAACAAGTCACGGCAGCAGGCGTTCATCGACGCCTATTTTAAGACGTTCCGGTCAATGTACCCAACCGTCAGCGGTAATAGTGACTATTCAGCCATTATTAATAATCGCCAGCATCAACGACTTTTGTCGTTAATTCAGGATGCCAGAGACAAAGGCGCTACTGTTGTAACTCTGGATGATGAAACCATCACTGACGGTTCTCGTCGTATTCCTCCGCACCTGATTCTGAATGCCACAGACGACATGAAGGTAATGCAACAGGAAATCTTTGGTCCGTTGCTGCCGGTCATTGCGATTGATAACCTTGAAGAAGGGATCGACTTTGTTCGGACGCGCCCCCGCCCTCTGGCACTGTATTATTTCGGATCCAGTAAACAGCGCCAGAATCAGGTACAGCAACAGACCCACTCTGGTGGTGTCTGCATTAACGAAACACTGATGCACGTTGCCATCGACGATATGCCATTTGGCGGCATCGGGCCTTCAGGCATGGGTCACTACCACGGGCAGGAGGGATTCCTGACCTTCAGCAAAGCGAAATCAGTTCTGTCCAAGGGGCGCTTAAATTCAGTAAAACTGATCTTCCCCCCCCATAACAGCAAGTTTAAGCAGGCTATTCTGAAGTTTCTTGCAACACGATGA
- a CDS encoding DUF2835 family protein: MHTAVFSISLNSEQVLLYYKGKKHRVQVRTREGFTMSLPYDILLQHVTREGIHGTFEISYSDDGKLGDLRRLS; the protein is encoded by the coding sequence ATGCACACGGCAGTGTTTTCAATCAGCCTGAACTCTGAGCAGGTTTTGCTCTATTACAAAGGCAAAAAACACCGGGTTCAGGTGCGAACCAGAGAAGGCTTCACCATGAGCCTGCCTTACGACATTCTGCTACAGCATGTCACCCGTGAAGGCATTCACGGAACCTTTGAAATATCCTATAGCGATGATGGCAAGCTGGGTGATTTGCGCCGTCTGAGTTAA
- a CDS encoding malate dehydrogenase, with the protein MKQPVRIAVTGAAGNISYSLLFKIAAGEMLGADQPVILQLVEIPQAMDKLRGVAMELEDCSFPLIHGITLHDNPFDGFKGVHYAMLVGARPRSKGMERADLLEANAAIFSEQGKALNEVANRDVKALVIGNPANTNCLILSRNAPDLNPSQFCAMTRLDHNRSQGILGNKLGVNPSDIDGVVVWGNHSPTMYPDLHNATVLGGESVIDQVDEDWYKTEFTPRIQKRGAEIIEWRGLSSAASAAQAGLDHMRDWALGSEGKIVSMGIISDGSYGVAKGIYYSFPCICEFGSYQIIKDLEVNEYGQAMMKKTEQELLEEKAAVDHLLPAETAESRENLKTSTDGQTQFDNGIDAASAYYKADRIC; encoded by the coding sequence ATGAAACAACCTGTACGCATTGCGGTGACTGGCGCAGCCGGTAACATCAGCTACTCTCTGCTGTTCAAGATTGCCGCTGGTGAAATGCTGGGGGCTGACCAGCCAGTTATTCTGCAACTGGTTGAAATTCCACAGGCAATGGACAAGCTGCGCGGCGTAGCCATGGAGCTGGAAGACTGCTCATTCCCACTCATTCACGGCATCACCCTGCACGACAACCCATTCGACGGTTTTAAAGGCGTTCACTACGCTATGCTGGTAGGCGCCCGTCCTCGCTCCAAGGGCATGGAACGCGCTGACCTGCTGGAAGCTAATGCGGCTATTTTCTCCGAACAGGGCAAGGCTCTGAACGAAGTGGCTAACCGCGATGTTAAAGCACTGGTCATCGGTAACCCGGCTAACACCAACTGCCTGATTCTGTCCCGTAACGCGCCTGACCTGAACCCATCCCAGTTCTGTGCCATGACCCGTCTGGACCACAACCGTTCCCAGGGCATTCTGGGCAACAAGCTGGGCGTGAACCCTTCAGACATCGACGGTGTTGTTGTCTGGGGTAACCACTCCCCAACCATGTACCCGGATCTGCACAATGCAACCGTTCTGGGTGGTGAGTCTGTTATCGATCAGGTCGACGAAGACTGGTACAAAACTGAGTTCACACCCCGTATCCAGAAGCGTGGTGCTGAAATCATCGAATGGCGCGGTCTGTCTTCAGCGGCTTCCGCTGCTCAGGCAGGTCTGGACCACATGCGCGACTGGGCTCTGGGCAGTGAAGGCAAAATTGTCAGCATGGGCATCATCTCCGATGGCAGCTATGGCGTCGCCAAGGGCATCTACTACTCCTTCCCATGTATCTGCGAATTCGGCAGCTACCAGATTATTAAAGACCTGGAAGTCAACGAATACGGTCAGGCCATGATGAAGAAGACTGAGCAGGAACTGCTGGAAGAAAAAGCCGCTGTAGACCACCTGCTGCCCGCTGAAACCGCTGAATCCCGCGAGAACCTGAAGACCTCTACCGACGGTCAGACTCAGTTTGACAATGGTATTGACGCGGCTTCCGCTTACTACAAAGCTGACCGCATCTGCTGA
- a CDS encoding L,D-transpeptidase family protein, producing MVADQGTDNNGQMFCYQKNGEKWYKACSDIPVVLGRNGLNKQKEGDQKSPSGIFKLTRAFGYSSKAPAGATMPWIALKKSSLCIDDPDSKHYNQIIDRSDEGIIPDWESAEKMRRDIYYQDNLYEFGLIPEVSSEIGSCVFFHVWRGENKPTVGCTAMSKANILELLQWLSPDMNPVVIQGDKKQIQNIQENGFLQYHNAFN from the coding sequence GTGGTTGCTGATCAGGGCACAGATAATAATGGGCAGATGTTCTGTTATCAAAAGAACGGAGAGAAGTGGTATAAAGCCTGCTCAGACATTCCTGTTGTATTAGGGCGTAATGGCCTGAACAAACAGAAGGAGGGGGATCAAAAAAGTCCTTCTGGTATTTTTAAACTAACCCGTGCTTTTGGTTATAGCTCTAAGGCTCCCGCAGGAGCCACCATGCCATGGATAGCTTTGAAGAAATCTTCTTTGTGTATTGATGACCCTGACTCAAAGCATTACAACCAGATTATTGACCGTAGCGACGAAGGCATAATCCCTGACTGGGAAAGTGCTGAAAAAATGCGTCGTGACATCTACTACCAGGATAACTTATACGAGTTTGGCCTCATACCGGAAGTCAGTTCGGAAATAGGCTCCTGTGTGTTCTTTCACGTCTGGAGAGGTGAGAACAAGCCAACCGTCGGGTGTACAGCAATGAGTAAAGCAAATATTCTTGAGCTTCTTCAGTGGCTGTCCCCCGACATGAACCCTGTGGTTATTCAGGGAGATAAAAAACAGATTCAAAACATACAGGAAAACGGGTTTCTGCAATACCATAATGCCTTCAACTAA
- a CDS encoding UPF0149 family protein, translating into MSHNEMGIKPILFDELADRLVELGGGSHPSELHGLLCGLLAGGERPGVEAWQRQVAGMLSDEPLDEVSLQQFAAMYEGTRLQLEQGDFGIQVLLPDDEESMEQRTEALGLWCHGFLSGFGESAASKKLSEDLNGILHDFSEIAQIQESDESDETERFFLEVSEYVRMALLNVFAEMNSDEEAAAPVPAEENSRLH; encoded by the coding sequence ATGTCTCACAATGAAATGGGTATCAAGCCCATCCTTTTTGATGAACTGGCAGACAGACTGGTAGAGCTGGGCGGTGGCAGTCACCCATCGGAATTGCATGGTTTGCTGTGTGGCCTGCTGGCAGGCGGAGAACGCCCGGGTGTGGAAGCCTGGCAACGTCAGGTCGCAGGTATGTTGAGCGATGAGCCGCTGGATGAAGTGAGCCTGCAACAATTTGCCGCTATGTATGAGGGTACCCGCTTGCAGCTGGAGCAGGGAGATTTTGGCATTCAGGTACTTTTACCTGATGATGAAGAGTCGATGGAGCAGCGCACTGAAGCGCTGGGTCTTTGGTGCCATGGTTTTCTCTCGGGTTTTGGTGAAAGTGCTGCCAGCAAGAAACTGAGTGAAGACCTGAACGGCATCCTGCACGATTTCTCTGAGATCGCCCAGATTCAGGAATCGGATGAAAGCGATGAAACCGAGCGCTTTTTCCTGGAAGTCAGTGAATATGTGCGCATGGCGCTGCTGAATGTGTTTGCGGAAATGAATTCAGACGAAGAAGCGGCAGCACCGGTGCCAGCCGAAGAAAATAGTCGTCTGCATTAA
- a CDS encoding YfhL family 4Fe-4S dicluster ferredoxin produces MALVIVDDCINCDVCEPECPNSAISPGDEIYEIDPTLCTECVGHYDEPQCQNVCPVDCIELNPEHQESKEELMEKYTIITSAA; encoded by the coding sequence ATGGCTTTAGTCATTGTTGACGATTGCATCAACTGCGACGTCTGCGAACCTGAGTGTCCTAACAGCGCCATCTCCCCGGGAGATGAAATCTATGAAATTGACCCGACTCTGTGTACAGAGTGCGTGGGTCATTACGATGAGCCTCAGTGTCAGAATGTCTGCCCTGTCGACTGCATTGAGCTGAACCCTGAACACCAGGAATCCAAAGAGGAGTTGATGGAAAAGTACACCATCATCACCAGCGCTGCGTAA
- a CDS encoding UbiH/UbiF/VisC/COQ6 family ubiquinone biosynthesis hydroxylase codes for MQSYDVVIVGGGMVGAALALSLSETSLRTVVIDQYRLKPDLVSESDPYSPRVSALTEASVQLFKRLGVWDTLLSQRVCPYRHMRVWDGEGTGEIAFDAGSTGYPQLGYIVENPVIRASLLKGLENTSVDLLEVSGELTFRQLEAGYEVLVESGQAFHCRLLVGADGAESAVRKWAGIPQSQKDCLHHAIVTTVEIEKNHQDTAWQVFLDTGPLAFLPVPDQNDRHYCSIVWSLLPERADEVMSLDEEAFCKVLGNAFEHRLGKIIRADQRYRFPLKHRHARQYYREGIVLVGDACHTIHPLAGQGVNLGLQDVETLSRELIRACERGDDIAGEHILGRYQRHRKGANMTMLAAMDGFQHLFHADDLAIRWLRNTGLKLANNSHLIKECIVKQAMGISETR; via the coding sequence ATGCAAAGCTATGATGTTGTCATCGTTGGTGGTGGAATGGTGGGCGCCGCACTGGCGTTGAGTCTGAGTGAAACCTCCCTGCGAACAGTCGTTATTGACCAGTATCGTCTGAAGCCTGATCTGGTTTCAGAAAGTGACCCTTATTCTCCACGGGTCAGCGCCCTGACAGAAGCTTCAGTGCAATTGTTTAAACGTCTGGGTGTCTGGGACACCCTGTTATCCCAAAGGGTTTGTCCATACCGGCACATGCGGGTCTGGGATGGTGAAGGTACCGGGGAGATAGCCTTTGATGCCGGGTCGACAGGTTATCCACAGCTGGGGTATATCGTTGAGAACCCGGTGATTCGGGCATCTTTGTTAAAAGGGCTGGAGAATACATCGGTTGACCTGCTGGAGGTTTCGGGCGAATTGACATTCAGGCAGCTTGAAGCGGGTTATGAGGTATTAGTTGAAAGCGGGCAGGCATTTCATTGCCGGTTGCTGGTAGGCGCTGACGGTGCCGAGTCTGCGGTAAGAAAATGGGCGGGTATTCCGCAGTCACAAAAAGATTGTCTGCATCATGCCATTGTCACTACAGTTGAGATTGAAAAAAACCATCAGGATACGGCCTGGCAGGTTTTTCTTGATACCGGCCCTCTGGCATTTCTGCCTGTGCCTGATCAAAACGACAGACATTACTGCTCTATTGTCTGGTCACTACTGCCTGAGCGTGCTGATGAGGTGATGTCTCTTGATGAAGAAGCGTTCTGCAAAGTGCTGGGCAACGCTTTTGAACACCGTCTGGGTAAAATTATCCGGGCAGATCAGCGCTACCGTTTTCCCCTCAAACATCGTCATGCCAGGCAATATTACCGGGAAGGCATTGTGCTGGTGGGAGACGCCTGCCATACCATTCATCCTCTGGCGGGGCAGGGTGTGAACCTGGGGCTGCAGGATGTCGAAACGTTAAGCCGGGAATTAATCCGTGCCTGTGAGCGTGGCGATGATATTGCAGGTGAGCATATTCTCGGGCGTTATCAGCGTCATCGCAAAGGTGCCAACATGACCATGTTAGCGGCGATGGATGGCTTTCAGCATTTGTTTCATGCTGACGATCTGGCTATTCGCTGGTTACGTAACACGGGTTTAAAACTGGCTAATAATTCTCATTTAATAAAAGAGTGCATTGTTAAACAGGCAATGGGAATTAGCGAAACTAGGTGA
- the coaD gene encoding pantetheine-phosphate adenylyltransferase, giving the protein MSKVIYPGTFDPITKGHMDLVERAARIFDEVVIAVAASPTKKPLFDLNERVRLAEESIAHLDNVKVTGFSSLLAKFLEEQQATVILRGLRAVSDFEYEFQMANMNRVLAPSVDSLFLTPAEQYSYISSTLVREIASLGGDITNFVDPCVGKALAEKFGQKD; this is encoded by the coding sequence ATGAGCAAAGTTATCTATCCTGGCACTTTTGACCCGATCACTAAAGGCCATATGGATCTGGTCGAGCGCGCCGCTCGCATCTTCGACGAAGTTGTTATTGCGGTGGCTGCCAGCCCCACAAAAAAACCTTTATTCGACCTGAACGAGCGGGTTCGATTAGCTGAGGAAAGCATTGCTCACCTTGATAATGTCAAGGTCACTGGCTTTAGTTCTCTGTTGGCAAAATTTCTGGAAGAGCAGCAGGCAACCGTGATTCTGCGTGGTTTGCGTGCTGTTTCTGACTTTGAGTATGAATTTCAGATGGCGAACATGAACCGTGTTCTGGCGCCATCTGTAGACAGCCTGTTTCTGACGCCTGCGGAGCAGTATTCGTATATATCCTCAACCCTGGTGCGTGAAATCGCGTCTCTGGGTGGAGATATAACGAATTTTGTAGACCCTTGCGTTGGCAAGGCTCTGGCTGAAAAATTTGGTCAGAAAGACTGA
- a CDS encoding histidine phosphatase family protein, whose product MSNFCSWRGWRVLLALLATAYLLPHFAAAESPDLVISLVRHGDRSPRVPLNEALWPMGNGELTLKGVKQCYELGKKLRQRYFSDDFPETWHSGYSRHIAKSLNRTIQSANAILQGFYPAGVAETGLPNQTQTPSLFVYPPESDFLFGAHHICPGFVKRMEALENSATWRQKKASYGARFSHWAKVANRPKQIFSLIPLIDAVFIRKLYNIPLPDDLTPADQEQLIGLLDWFFTELIKDKQMLQLLSANFIQELIDTLDGYQARSQACKPARHKTCKGSHCERFVLYVASDLNLLTFLAIMGVARTQNVVGYGSHLDLLVSSSEARKPVVKWFLDDEPLILTACQGDCSLEQVLSLLRKQLPENWQALCEFGSGVQLKGSRFQYYDHNSETTKEND is encoded by the coding sequence ATGAGTAACTTCTGTAGCTGGAGGGGCTGGAGGGTACTGCTGGCTCTTTTAGCGACCGCTTACCTGCTACCCCATTTTGCAGCTGCTGAGTCTCCGGATCTGGTTATCAGTCTGGTTCGCCATGGTGATCGTTCTCCCCGGGTACCTTTGAATGAAGCCCTCTGGCCTATGGGTAACGGTGAGCTGACATTAAAGGGGGTAAAGCAGTGCTACGAGCTGGGGAAAAAGCTCAGACAACGCTACTTCTCTGATGATTTTCCTGAAACCTGGCACAGTGGTTACAGCCGACATATTGCTAAAAGCCTGAATCGCACCATCCAGTCTGCCAATGCCATCCTTCAGGGCTTTTATCCTGCAGGGGTGGCTGAAACCGGCCTGCCGAACCAGACGCAAACTCCCTCTTTGTTTGTCTATCCTCCGGAATCTGACTTTCTGTTCGGTGCCCATCACATTTGTCCGGGATTTGTGAAACGCATGGAAGCTCTGGAAAACAGTGCGACATGGCGACAGAAAAAAGCGAGCTATGGAGCGCGCTTTTCACACTGGGCAAAAGTGGCTAACCGGCCGAAACAGATTTTTTCCCTGATTCCTCTGATAGATGCCGTTTTCATCCGCAAGCTTTACAACATCCCGTTGCCTGATGATCTGACCCCTGCAGATCAGGAACAACTGATTGGTTTGCTGGACTGGTTTTTCACCGAACTGATTAAAGATAAGCAAATGCTCCAGCTCCTGAGTGCAAATTTTATTCAGGAACTGATCGACACTCTTGATGGCTATCAAGCCCGGAGTCAGGCTTGCAAGCCCGCCCGCCATAAAACCTGTAAAGGGAGTCATTGCGAACGCTTTGTCCTTTATGTGGCCAGTGATCTTAACCTGCTGACATTTCTGGCCATTATGGGGGTTGCACGCACTCAGAATGTCGTCGGCTACGGGTCTCACCTTGATCTTCTTGTGAGCAGCAGTGAGGCAAGAAAGCCCGTCGTTAAATGGTTTCTCGATGATGAGCCTCTAATATTAACTGCCTGTCAGGGGGACTGTTCGCTTGAGCAAGTGCTATCCCTGCTCAGAAAACAGCTACCAGAGAACTGGCAGGCGTTATGTGAATTTGGGTCAGGCGTACAGCTTAAAGGCAGCCGTTTTCAGTACTACGACCATAACAGTGAGACGACAAAAGAAAATGACTGA